In Acidimicrobiales bacterium, one DNA window encodes the following:
- a CDS encoding family 78 glycoside hydrolase catalytic domain: protein MTRPDDLRVEHRGADALGVGTPTPRLSWRLPVGARAQRAYDVELADGRAQLVESDRHVLATWPFEPLASRARVSWRVRTWTDAGVSGWSAPHAFEVGLLVPVDWSARWVAAPVDTEQPDGGRAPHLLRHGFTLDSVGEPARLHATAHGVYETFLNGRRVGDHELAPGFTDYPTTLHVQTFDVADLLVAGENIWEVVVSDGWFRGRHGTAQRRDGFGTQLAFLGQLEAGDLRVVTGDGWQATTTGPIRSADLMAGQVEDRRVAATGWRPALVTDHDLGALRASPAPPVRRVDELRPVSVRAIGPDRHVVDLGQNITGWLRLADLGPAGTELTLVHGEALDPAGDVTTENLRVSDEVLDQVDQVASAGVPGDVFEPRHTVHGFQYVRVEGHPGPLTPDDAVGVVVHTDLERTGWFRCSDDRINRLHEIATWSFRDNACDIPTDCPHRERSGWTGDWQLFLPSAAFLYDVAGFSTKWLRDLAAEQLPDGLLPNYVPDPRRSAAVATGDLTWFGMLGSAGWGDACVLVPWDLYRLYGDEQVLAELWPAMVGWLDYAANAARTRRHPARAEARPEPAPHEAFLWDGGWHWGEWCEPATGGEPFYVADQGMVATAYLHHTAALAARIGRRLGHDDRAAAFDELAEGALAAWRAEYLADDGTLVPQTQAEHVRALAFSLVPEASRSAVATRLVELIRAAGTHLGTGFLATPSLLPVLADAGHLDVAYELLFQDTPPSWLAMVDRGATTIWESWEGVDDEGVAHESLNHYSKGAVIDFLHRYVAGLRPSDGEGPDEVAYRRFRVEPRPGGGITWAEAAHDSPYGLIEVAWRVEGDELALTVTVPPGTSAEITLPDGRVLDVGPGRSGHRSPLP from the coding sequence ATGACCCGACCCGATGACCTGCGAGTGGAGCACCGGGGCGCCGACGCGCTCGGCGTCGGGACGCCGACCCCCCGGCTCTCGTGGCGGCTGCCCGTCGGTGCCCGGGCGCAGCGGGCCTACGACGTCGAGCTCGCCGACGGTCGGGCGCAGCTGGTCGAGTCCGACCGTCACGTCCTGGCGACCTGGCCCTTCGAGCCGCTGGCGTCGCGCGCTCGGGTGTCCTGGCGGGTGCGGACCTGGACCGACGCGGGCGTGTCCGGCTGGTCGGCGCCGCACGCGTTCGAGGTGGGCCTGCTGGTGCCGGTCGACTGGTCGGCCCGGTGGGTCGCCGCCCCCGTCGACACCGAGCAGCCCGACGGTGGCCGCGCCCCGCACCTCCTTCGCCACGGGTTCACCCTGGACTCGGTCGGGGAGCCGGCCCGCCTGCACGCCACCGCCCACGGCGTCTACGAGACGTTCCTCAACGGGCGGCGCGTCGGCGACCACGAGCTGGCGCCGGGCTTCACCGACTACCCGACCACGCTGCACGTGCAGACCTTCGACGTGGCCGACCTGCTGGTCGCCGGCGAGAACATCTGGGAGGTGGTGGTCAGCGACGGCTGGTTCCGGGGGCGCCACGGCACCGCCCAGCGGCGGGACGGCTTCGGCACCCAGCTGGCCTTCCTCGGCCAGCTCGAGGCGGGCGACCTGCGGGTCGTGACGGGAGACGGGTGGCAGGCGACCACCACCGGGCCGATCCGCTCGGCCGACCTGATGGCCGGCCAGGTCGAGGACCGGCGCGTCGCCGCCACCGGTTGGCGTCCGGCACTCGTCACGGACCACGACCTCGGCGCGCTCCGGGCCTCGCCGGCGCCGCCGGTGCGCCGGGTCGACGAGCTACGGCCGGTCTCGGTCCGCGCGATCGGGCCCGACCGCCACGTCGTGGACCTGGGCCAGAACATCACGGGCTGGCTGCGCCTCGCCGACCTCGGGCCCGCCGGCACCGAGCTCACCCTCGTCCACGGCGAGGCCCTCGACCCCGCCGGCGACGTGACCACCGAGAACCTGCGCGTGAGCGACGAGGTCCTCGACCAGGTCGACCAGGTGGCGTCGGCCGGCGTGCCCGGCGACGTGTTCGAGCCGCGCCACACCGTCCACGGCTTCCAGTACGTCCGGGTCGAGGGCCACCCCGGCCCGCTCACGCCCGACGACGCCGTGGGCGTGGTGGTGCACACGGACCTCGAGCGCACGGGCTGGTTCCGGTGCAGCGACGACCGCATCAACCGTCTCCACGAGATCGCGACCTGGAGCTTCCGCGACAACGCGTGCGACATCCCCACCGACTGCCCCCACCGCGAGCGCTCCGGGTGGACCGGCGACTGGCAGCTGTTCCTGCCGAGCGCGGCCTTCCTCTACGACGTGGCCGGCTTCTCCACCAAGTGGCTGCGGGACCTCGCCGCCGAACAGCTGCCCGACGGCCTGCTGCCCAACTACGTGCCCGACCCCCGGCGCTCGGCCGCCGTCGCCACGGGCGACCTGACCTGGTTCGGGATGCTCGGGTCGGCCGGGTGGGGGGACGCCTGCGTGCTGGTGCCATGGGACCTCTACCGGCTCTACGGCGACGAGCAGGTGCTGGCCGAGCTCTGGCCGGCGATGGTCGGCTGGCTCGACTACGCCGCGAACGCCGCTCGCACCCGTCGGCACCCCGCCCGCGCCGAGGCCCGACCCGAGCCGGCACCGCACGAGGCGTTCCTCTGGGACGGCGGCTGGCACTGGGGCGAGTGGTGCGAGCCGGCGACCGGCGGCGAGCCCTTCTACGTCGCGGACCAGGGGATGGTGGCGACGGCGTACCTCCACCACACCGCGGCGCTGGCCGCCCGCATCGGGCGCCGGCTGGGCCACGACGACCGGGCCGCGGCGTTCGACGAGCTGGCCGAGGGGGCGCTCGCCGCCTGGCGGGCCGAGTACCTGGCCGACGACGGCACCCTCGTCCCCCAGACCCAGGCCGAGCACGTGCGGGCCCTCGCCTTCTCGCTGGTGCCCGAGGCCTCGCGGTCCGCGGTCGCCACCCGTCTCGTCGAGCTGATCCGGGCCGCCGGCACCCACCTGGGCACAGGCTTCCTCGCCACCCCCTCCCTGCTGCCGGTCCTCGCCGACGCCGGCCACCTCGACGTGGCCTACGAGCTGCTGTTCCAGGACACCCCGCCGTCGTGGCTGGCGATGGTCGACCGGGGCGCCACGACGATCTGGGAGTCGTGGGAGGGCGTCGACGACGAGGGTGTCGCCCACGAGTCGCTCAACCACTACTCCAAGGGCGCGGTGATCGACTTCCTCCACCGCTACGTGGCGGGTCTCCGCCCCTCGGACGGCGAGGGCCCCGACGAGGTCGCCTACCGCCGCTTCCGGGTCGAGCCCCGTCCCGGCGGCGGCATCACCTGGGCCGAGGCGGCGCACGACTCGCCGTACGGCCTCATCGAGGTGGCCTGGCGGGTCGAGGGCGACGAGCTCGCGCTCACCGTGACGGTGCCGCCGGGTACGTCCGCCGAGATCACGCTGCCCGATGGCCGCGTCCTCGACGTCGGCCCCGGCCGGAGCGGGCACCGCAGCCCGCTGCCCTGA
- a CDS encoding amidohydrolase produces the protein MNPEPVDAVHTGSGGAAATADPVVVISNDTHIGPRLVEDLRAYCPAAHLDAFDRFAASTAAEKQAAAEMLAGSGYLDHPNLRTPGHHDPAARLADYDHDGIAAGVLFHGSMNMEPIPFVPQGLGKERSFDDRELAAVGMAIYNRWIADVVAQAPHRHVGLAYLPMWDVDAAVAEVEWAHDAGLRAVNFPAMRDGDLPEYNRSQWEPLWATCEEGGMPLVTHVGAGTNARYSKLEGIPLLQIESGGFTSRRAVWWLIFAGVFERHPGLKLVITETPGNWFPSTAAELDAVWGFYDTKRDEPLNRALLEQVPRPPSEYMAANVFYGASFASPHEVEQAVAHGLEGQLLWGSDYPHLEGTFVWREGEDLPSVSKLSLRNTFSGVPVEAARRMVGLNAIDLYGLDGDALAGIAADIGAPTAAELATPIDAVPPEGSVTAFRTGAGGWA, from the coding sequence GTGAACCCCGAGCCCGTCGACGCCGTCCACACCGGCAGTGGCGGTGCGGCCGCCACCGCCGACCCCGTCGTCGTCATCTCCAACGACACCCACATCGGGCCCCGACTCGTCGAGGACCTGCGCGCCTACTGCCCCGCCGCCCACCTCGACGCCTTCGACCGCTTCGCCGCGTCGACCGCCGCCGAGAAGCAGGCCGCCGCCGAGATGCTGGCGGGCAGCGGCTACCTCGACCACCCCAACCTGCGCACCCCGGGTCACCACGACCCCGCGGCCCGGCTGGCCGACTACGACCACGACGGCATCGCCGCCGGCGTGTTGTTCCACGGCTCGATGAACATGGAGCCGATCCCGTTCGTACCCCAAGGCCTCGGCAAGGAGCGGTCGTTCGACGACCGCGAGCTGGCCGCGGTCGGGATGGCGATCTACAACCGCTGGATCGCCGACGTCGTGGCCCAGGCGCCCCACCGCCACGTGGGCCTGGCCTACCTGCCGATGTGGGACGTCGACGCCGCGGTGGCCGAGGTCGAGTGGGCCCACGACGCCGGCCTCCGGGCCGTCAACTTCCCCGCCATGCGCGACGGCGACCTGCCCGAGTACAACCGCTCGCAGTGGGAGCCGCTCTGGGCCACCTGCGAGGAGGGGGGCATGCCGCTCGTCACCCACGTGGGCGCCGGCACCAACGCCCGGTACTCGAAGCTCGAGGGCATCCCGCTCCTGCAGATCGAGTCCGGCGGCTTCACCTCTCGCCGAGCGGTGTGGTGGCTGATCTTCGCCGGCGTGTTCGAGCGCCACCCCGGGCTCAAGCTGGTCATCACCGAAACACCGGGCAACTGGTTCCCGAGCACCGCCGCCGAGCTCGATGCGGTGTGGGGCTTCTACGACACCAAGCGGGACGAGCCCCTCAACCGGGCGCTTCTCGAGCAGGTGCCGCGGCCCCCCAGCGAGTACATGGCCGCCAACGTCTTCTACGGCGCCAGCTTCGCCTCGCCCCACGAGGTGGAGCAGGCGGTGGCCCACGGCCTCGAGGGCCAGTTGCTGTGGGGATCGGACTACCCCCATCTCGAGGGCACCTTCGTGTGGCGGGAGGGCGAGGACCTGCCGTCGGTCTCCAAGCTCTCGCTCCGGAACACCTTCAGCGGCGTGCCGGTCGAGGCGGCGCGGCGCATGGTCGGCCTGAACGCGATCGACCTCTACGGCCTCGACGGCGACGCTCTCGCCGGCATCGCCGCCGACATCGGGGCGCCCACCGCGGCCGAGCTGGCCACCCCCATCGACGCCGTGCCCCCCGAGGGCAGCGTGACCGCCTTCCGGACGGGCGCCGGCGGCTGGGCCTGA
- a CDS encoding SDR family oxidoreductase: MGELDGKVAVITGAGSGMARATAKVFVREGAKVLGADISGREQETAEELGDAFVPFHADVSKEEDVEAMFAAALEAFGKVDAALNVAGIGGVGRMADVTVEDFHRIMGVNLLGVMLGTKHAIRTMLPTGGGVILNWASTGGMNGSKTPVAIYCASKAGVIQFTRQAAIDYGRKGIRANAICPGLTITEMSGGREAIEKFPALVEGAPMGRAGEPEEVAELACFLASDRSPFLTGAVIPIDGGLTATTP; this comes from the coding sequence ATGGGGGAACTCGACGGCAAGGTCGCGGTCATCACCGGCGCGGGCTCGGGCATGGCCCGGGCCACGGCGAAGGTCTTCGTGCGCGAGGGGGCGAAGGTCCTCGGCGCCGACATCAGCGGACGGGAGCAGGAGACCGCCGAGGAGCTCGGTGACGCCTTCGTCCCGTTCCACGCCGACGTGTCGAAGGAGGAGGACGTGGAGGCCATGTTCGCCGCCGCGCTCGAGGCCTTCGGCAAGGTCGACGCCGCGCTGAACGTGGCCGGGATCGGCGGGGTCGGGCGAATGGCCGACGTCACCGTCGAGGACTTCCACCGGATCATGGGCGTGAACCTTCTCGGCGTGATGCTGGGCACCAAGCACGCCATCCGCACGATGCTCCCGACCGGCGGTGGCGTGATCCTCAACTGGGCGTCGACCGGCGGCATGAACGGCTCCAAGACACCGGTCGCCATCTACTGCGCCTCCAAGGCAGGGGTCATCCAGTTCACCCGCCAGGCCGCCATCGACTACGGCCGCAAGGGCATTCGGGCCAACGCGATCTGCCCGGGTCTCACCATCACCGAGATGTCGGGCGGACGGGAGGCCATCGAGAAGTTCCCGGCCCTGGTGGAGGGCGCACCGATGGGGCGGGCCGGCGAGCCCGAGGAGGTCGCCGAGCTGGCCTGCTTCCTCGCCTCCGACCGGTCGCCGTTCCTCACCGGTGCCGTGATCCCGATCGACGGTGGACTGACGGCGACCACGCCGTGA
- a CDS encoding SDR family NAD(P)-dependent oxidoreductase has product MQLEGRSAVVAGGAGGLGSATVHRLVGAGAGVVVLDPDEERAAVLVEALGSRCAVVAGDSNDDDAVTAAVDAARTLGTFSVAVSATGVVIPSRRLVGHEGTVLDKEALLANLELHVVGPFNLARLAAAAFAGNEPDGDGQRGVIVQTASISAFDGQVNMVPYAAAKGAVASMVLPMARDLAPLGVRVCAIAPGAFATPRLSSPQVQAMLVQDVAFPKRVGRPEEYAALVLAIVTNPYLNAEVLRIDGGARLGPEMRPSG; this is encoded by the coding sequence GTGCAGCTCGAGGGACGGTCGGCGGTCGTCGCCGGTGGCGCCGGCGGACTCGGCAGCGCCACGGTCCACCGCCTCGTTGGCGCCGGGGCCGGCGTCGTGGTGCTCGACCCGGACGAGGAGCGGGCCGCGGTGCTGGTGGAGGCTCTCGGCTCCCGGTGCGCGGTGGTCGCCGGCGACAGCAACGATGACGATGCGGTCACCGCCGCCGTCGACGCCGCCCGGACGCTCGGCACCTTCTCGGTCGCGGTCAGCGCCACCGGGGTGGTCATCCCGAGCCGTCGCCTGGTGGGCCACGAGGGCACGGTGCTCGACAAGGAGGCGCTCCTCGCCAACCTGGAGCTGCACGTGGTCGGGCCCTTCAACCTCGCTCGGCTGGCGGCGGCCGCCTTCGCCGGCAACGAGCCCGACGGCGACGGCCAGCGCGGCGTGATCGTCCAGACGGCGTCGATCAGTGCCTTCGACGGCCAGGTGAACATGGTCCCGTACGCCGCGGCCAAGGGCGCGGTGGCATCGATGGTCCTGCCCATGGCCCGTGACCTCGCGCCGCTCGGCGTCCGGGTCTGCGCCATCGCCCCAGGCGCGTTCGCCACCCCGCGTCTCTCGTCGCCGCAGGTGCAGGCGATGCTCGTCCAGGACGTCGCCTTCCCCAAGCGGGTGGGCCGCCCCGAGGAGTACGCCGCGCTGGTGCTCGCCATCGTCACCAACCCGTACCTGAACGCCGAGGTCCTGCGCATCGACGGCGGCGCCCGCCTCGGCCCCGAGATGCGCCCGTCCGGCTGA
- a CDS encoding TetR family transcriptional regulator, producing MTTTRRPRASTEAKRQRILDAAEEVILEQGYAAVSSRSVAGRVGIQPPHLHYYFATIDDLFVGVLTRRSERTVERMAEVLDSPEPLRTWWSLVSDQRGTALFVELLAAANHRPALREVVGEIAHDVREMQVARLQDLLPQYGIDPDDVPPVLVAAAMQGLAFGVVTDQAAGYATRADEAAAAMDRFLAGLETRRRS from the coding sequence ATGACCACGACGCGTCGACCCCGGGCGTCGACCGAAGCGAAGCGCCAGCGCATCCTCGATGCCGCCGAGGAGGTCATCCTCGAGCAGGGCTACGCCGCGGTCAGCTCGCGGAGCGTGGCGGGGCGTGTGGGCATCCAGCCGCCGCACCTCCACTACTACTTCGCCACCATCGACGACCTGTTCGTCGGCGTGCTGACCCGACGCTCGGAGCGCACCGTCGAGCGTATGGCCGAGGTGCTCGACTCACCCGAGCCGCTGCGCACCTGGTGGTCGCTCGTGTCGGACCAGCGGGGCACGGCGCTGTTCGTCGAGCTGCTCGCCGCGGCCAACCACCGGCCGGCCCTGCGCGAGGTCGTCGGCGAGATCGCCCACGACGTGCGTGAGATGCAGGTCGCCCGCTTGCAGGACCTGCTGCCCCAGTACGGCATCGACCCCGACGACGTCCCACCCGTGCTCGTCGCCGCCGCCATGCAGGGCCTGGCCTTCGGCGTGGTGACGGACCAGGCTGCCGGCTACGCCACCCGGGCCGACGAGGCCGCGGCGGCGATGGACCGCTTCCTCGCCGGTCTCGAGACCCGCCGCCGCAGCTGA
- a CDS encoding cytochrome P450 — MTTVETTDVYYDPYDVTINADPYPTYERLREEAPVYYNERYDFWALSRHADVEKALVDWPTFSSTRSDILDIIKAGVDLPGGVIMFEDPPTHTMHRSLLSRVFTPKRMAALEDQVRAYCIACLDPLVGADGFDIISELASELPMRVIGMLLGIPEQDQVAVRNKTDANLRTVPGEPMDVRQENVASGDMFTDYIDWRMTHPSDDLMTQLLTAEFEDEDGTTRTLTRDEVLTYTAVLAGAGNETTGRLIGWLAKVLAEHPDQRREIVEDRSLIPKVIDETLRFEPTGHATARFTMQDFEAHGVTIPAGNPVLLIAASANRDPRHWDRPDTYDIHREDVAHLTFGFGLHFCLGASLARLEGRVALDELLNRFPEWDVDHDAMRLAPTSTVRGWETLPIVLP; from the coding sequence ATGACCACCGTCGAGACGACCGACGTCTACTACGACCCGTACGACGTCACGATCAACGCGGACCCGTATCCCACCTACGAGCGACTCCGCGAGGAGGCGCCCGTCTACTACAACGAGCGCTACGACTTCTGGGCCTTGAGCCGCCACGCGGACGTGGAGAAGGCGCTCGTCGACTGGCCCACGTTCTCGAGCACCCGCTCGGACATCCTCGACATCATCAAGGCGGGCGTCGACCTGCCGGGCGGCGTGATCATGTTCGAGGACCCGCCGACGCACACGATGCACCGCAGCCTGCTGTCGCGGGTCTTCACCCCGAAGCGCATGGCCGCGCTGGAGGACCAGGTCCGGGCTTACTGCATCGCCTGTCTCGACCCGCTGGTCGGCGCGGATGGGTTCGACATCATCTCCGAGCTGGCGTCCGAGCTGCCCATGCGGGTGATCGGCATGCTCCTGGGCATCCCCGAGCAGGACCAGGTGGCGGTGCGGAACAAGACCGACGCCAACCTGCGAACGGTCCCGGGTGAGCCCATGGACGTCCGCCAGGAGAACGTGGCCAGCGGCGACATGTTCACCGACTACATCGACTGGCGGATGACCCACCCGTCCGACGACCTCATGACCCAGCTCCTCACCGCCGAGTTCGAGGACGAGGACGGCACCACCCGCACCCTCACCCGGGACGAGGTGCTGACGTACACGGCCGTGCTCGCCGGCGCCGGCAACGAGACCACCGGGCGCCTGATCGGCTGGCTGGCGAAGGTGCTGGCCGAGCACCCCGACCAGCGGCGCGAGATCGTCGAGGACCGCTCCCTCATCCCCAAGGTGATCGACGAGACCCTGCGCTTCGAGCCCACCGGCCACGCCACCGCCCGCTTCACCATGCAGGACTTCGAGGCCCACGGCGTGACCATCCCGGCCGGCAACCCGGTGCTGCTGATCGCTGCGTCCGCCAACCGGGACCCCCGGCACTGGGACCGCCCCGACACGTACGACATCCACCGCGAGGACGTCGCCCACCTCACCTTCGGGTTCGGCCTCCACTTCTGCCTCGGCGCCAGCCTCGCCCGCCTCGAGGGTCGGGTGGCGCTCGATGAGCTGCTCAACCGCTTCCCCGAGTGGGACGTGGACCACGACGCCATGCGCCTCGCCCCCACGTCCACGGTCCGCGGCTGGGAGACCCTCCCCATCGTGTTGCCCTGA